A genomic window from Helicobacter ganmani includes:
- a CDS encoding O-fucosyltransferase family protein, with translation MIFKQEDLQEIHLNKTSFGYTLEQETWLDCLWLRNIGANDLGHLKITINGLRIFPRLEINEKEIWILLNQEFEVKSFAIELLGDFSIKAYKRKKNLLIAGRDDAFGSRMSAFVTAIYLAEKLGFKFGFVWSQLDKDKSGVFMESAEELFEREFLQKHNYSDVLPLRGAGNTLCFKTLQELQEKPCREVWGTWVMNYYIPTKANLADLNTSEYKESFYKIFSNLPMKPRYKEQIANARAKAALIGDFVALHMRSGDSIETQYRRFVFCPVIHKYFFPVDLVIFAARHFIKLGFKVLLFGADSKANEAVSKVLDDEVKSGNFINAQTWSENLNETQRTIFEVCLMAEAKKTIANHSTFSKFAAFLGSQNELLNFNVYFTQKELYNAFIVPKMKDYLDISNVQKSVSCAYAYSLGRQIGVSFEERIRLLWLALEFDMCNSAYRVMLVEEFLRQKQIYRAEKYLENVINERGEEYLASLLLVLWNTHIVFKEQFKAYLENAKEEFPYICFCAAKICFFNGNITQAKKIMDLARIKESQNEMFLSFIPFLKEADSKVAFLTAKHRIHNHLAYKLGSAMILNSKSLWGYIRMPYVLSYIKETHRKEIADYEARVAKNPSLKLPPLESYTDYKQALKEKECFTYKLGKALITANSVRGGGANLCLFAIFSRSA, from the coding sequence TTCTTTTGAATCAAGAATTTGAAGTGAAAAGTTTTGCAATAGAGCTTTTAGGCGACTTTAGTATTAAGGCTTACAAGAGGAAAAAGAATCTTTTAATCGCAGGGCGAGACGATGCCTTTGGCAGTAGAATGAGTGCTTTTGTAACTGCGATTTATCTTGCGGAGAAATTGGGATTTAAATTCGGGTTTGTTTGGTCGCAACTAGACAAGGATAAAAGCGGGGTTTTTATGGAATCTGCTGAAGAGCTTTTTGAAAGGGAGTTTTTACAAAAGCATAATTATTCCGATGTTCTCCCCTTGCGCGGGGCGGGCAATACTTTGTGCTTTAAGACTTTGCAAGAATTGCAAGAAAAGCCTTGTAGGGAAGTTTGGGGAACTTGGGTAATGAATTATTATATCCCGACAAAGGCGAATCTTGCAGATTTGAATACGAGCGAATACAAGGAATCTTTTTATAAGATTTTTTCTAACTTGCCGATGAAGCCTCGCTACAAGGAGCAGATTGCTAATGCTAGGGCAAAAGCGGCTTTAATAGGTGATTTTGTCGCCCTGCATATGCGAAGCGGGGATTCCATAGAGACGCAATATAGGAGATTTGTGTTTTGTCCTGTTATCCATAAATACTTTTTTCCTGTGGATTTGGTGATTTTTGCGGCAAGACATTTTATCAAGCTTGGCTTTAAAGTTTTGCTTTTTGGAGCGGATTCTAAGGCAAACGAAGCAGTATCTAAGGTTTTGGACGATGAGGTAAAGAGTGGAAATTTCATCAACGCGCAAACTTGGAGCGAGAATTTGAATGAGACACAGAGAACGATTTTTGAAGTGTGTTTGATGGCTGAAGCGAAAAAAACGATTGCGAATCATTCCACATTTTCTAAATTTGCTGCTTTTTTGGGGTCGCAAAATGAGCTTTTGAACTTCAATGTCTATTTCACGCAAAAAGAGCTTTATAATGCTTTTATTGTCCCAAAAATGAAAGATTATTTGGATATTTCTAATGTGCAAAAAAGTGTGAGTTGCGCTTATGCTTACTCTTTGGGGCGGCAAATTGGAGTGAGCTTTGAGGAGCGCATTAGGCTTTTGTGGTTGGCTTTGGAATTTGATATGTGCAATAGTGCGTATCGTGTGATGTTAGTAGAGGAGTTTTTAAGACAGAAGCAAATCTACCGCGCAGAAAAATATCTTGAAAATGTGATAAATGAGAGGGGAGAAGAATATCTTGCGTCCTTGCTGCTTGTTTTGTGGAATACACATATTGTTTTTAAAGAGCAATTTAAAGCTTACTTGGAAAATGCAAAGGAGGAATTTCCCTACATTTGCTTTTGCGCGGCTAAAATTTGCTTTTTTAATGGAAATATCACGCAAGCCAAAAAAATTATGGATTTAGCACGGATTAAGGAATCGCAAAATGAAATGTTTTTGAGCTTCATTCCCTTTCTTAAAGAGGCGGATTCTAAGGTTGCGTTCCTAACCGCAAAACACAGAATCCACAATCATTTAGCCTACAAACTAGGTTCTGCAATGATTCTAAACTCTAAAAGTTTATGGGGATATATACGAATGCCTTATGTGTTATCTTATATCAAAGAAACACATAGAAAAGAAATTGCAGATTATGAAGCAAGAGTTGCAAAGAATCCTAGCTTAAAACTTCCTCCTTTAGAATCCTATACAGATTACAAACAAGCCTTAAAAGAAAAAGAATGCTTTACTTATAAATTAGGTAAAGCACTCATTACTGCTAATTCTGTGCGGGGGGGGGGGGCGAATCTTTGCTTATTTGCAATTTTTTCAAGAAGTGCGTAA